One Saccharopolyspora erythraea NRRL 2338 genomic region harbors:
- a CDS encoding aminodeoxychorismate synthase component I, producing MQVFTRSIVGGASAEAVLRRLSDRARQRGLPPPAALTGDWFGGGAVLVPSVSIGPQDDPFAVLDAFDSEDAASTADVPEGAVGGGWIGYLGYGLTDPGRHAQPRRLPLSAWGWTDHVLRRDREGQWWFESLGPADPALVDELTALVSDADLGSPSAPGSSTDLASPQHSQWQVGPVRQPDADLHRKAVRGCVEQIAAGEIFQANICSRFAVPFTGDPLEVFAAGSERFRPARAAYVAGDWGAVASLSPELFLARSGDVVHSSPIKGTLPRRGPQDDANAELLRASAKDVAENVMIVDMARNDLGRVASTGRVTVPKLLDVQPHPGVWHLVSDVRAEVPAGLSNSRLLEATFPPASVTGAPKVRALEVIGELEDVARDVYCGAVGMVSPAAGLELNVAIRTLEYSNGMLHLGVGGGITADSDPEREWQECLTKAAPLLSLLRSGTSQQSTDTATASTC from the coding sequence GTGCAGGTTTTCACCCGATCGATCGTCGGCGGTGCGAGCGCCGAAGCCGTGTTGCGGCGGCTCTCGGACCGCGCCCGGCAACGCGGGCTGCCGCCGCCCGCCGCGCTGACCGGCGACTGGTTCGGGGGCGGCGCCGTGCTGGTCCCGTCGGTGTCCATCGGTCCCCAGGACGACCCGTTCGCCGTCCTGGACGCCTTCGACTCCGAGGATGCCGCGTCCACCGCCGATGTGCCGGAGGGCGCGGTCGGGGGCGGCTGGATCGGATACCTCGGCTACGGCCTGACCGACCCGGGAAGGCACGCCCAGCCCCGCAGGCTGCCGTTGTCGGCTTGGGGCTGGACCGACCACGTCCTGCGCCGCGACCGCGAGGGCCAGTGGTGGTTCGAGTCGCTCGGTCCCGCCGACCCCGCCCTCGTCGACGAGTTGACCGCCCTCGTCTCCGACGCCGACCTCGGTTCCCCTTCCGCCCCCGGTTCGTCGACCGATCTCGCTTCCCCCCAGCATTCCCAGTGGCAGGTGGGGCCCGTACGCCAGCCGGACGCCGACCTGCACCGCAAGGCCGTGCGGGGCTGCGTCGAGCAGATCGCGGCCGGCGAGATCTTCCAGGCCAACATCTGCAGCCGTTTCGCCGTGCCGTTCACCGGCGATCCGCTGGAGGTGTTCGCGGCGGGCAGCGAGCGGTTCCGCCCGGCGCGGGCCGCCTACGTGGCCGGCGACTGGGGTGCGGTGGCGTCGCTCTCGCCCGAACTCTTCCTGGCACGCAGTGGCGACGTCGTGCACTCCAGCCCGATCAAGGGCACGCTGCCGCGTCGTGGACCGCAGGACGACGCCAACGCGGAGCTGTTGCGGGCTTCGGCGAAGGATGTCGCGGAGAACGTGATGATCGTCGACATGGCCCGCAACGACCTTGGCCGCGTCGCGTCGACCGGTCGCGTCACCGTCCCGAAGCTGCTCGATGTGCAGCCGCACCCGGGTGTCTGGCACCTGGTCTCCGACGTGCGCGCCGAGGTCCCAGCCGGGCTGTCGAACTCGCGACTGCTGGAGGCGACCTTCCCGCCGGCGTCGGTGACCGGCGCTCCCAAGGTCCGGGCGCTTGAGGTCATCGGCGAACTGGAGGACGTGGCGCGCGACGTCTACTGCGGTGCGGTGGGCATGGTCTCCCCCGCGGCCGGCCTGGAGCTGAACGTCGCGATCCGCACCCTGGAGTACTCCAACGGCATGCTTCACCTGGGTGTCGGCGGCGGCATCACCGCCGACTCCGACCCGGAGCGCGAGTGGCAGGAGTGCCTGACCAAGGCCGCCCCTCTGCTGTCGCTGCTGCGCAGCGGCACCTCACAACAGTCGACCGACACGGCCACCGCCTCAACCTGCTGA
- a CDS encoding ABC transporter permease: protein MRRNSWPTDTWLVFRHALDPTLRNPFVLAIGLVQPLLYLLLFGPLLVTGLPGASWEGFLPGILVMLAMFGAGFAGFSLIPDQRAGVLDRMRVSPLSRTALLLGRVLRDTTLVVVQAVLITALAALLFGLTVPLTAILLGLGVLALLSITLASASYLLALRLTNEYEFAPVVQSLSMPLLLLSGFLIPMEAGPDWLRLLSRLNPMTYVVDAERSLFVGEGMSPTTLTGIGASAALATLALLLGTRAFRTAH, encoded by the coding sequence TTGCGGCGTAACTCCTGGCCCACCGACACCTGGCTGGTCTTCCGGCACGCGCTGGACCCCACGCTGCGCAACCCGTTCGTCCTGGCGATCGGCCTGGTCCAGCCGCTGCTCTACCTGCTGCTGTTCGGCCCGCTGCTCGTGACCGGTCTGCCCGGGGCGTCGTGGGAGGGCTTCCTGCCCGGAATCCTGGTGATGCTGGCGATGTTCGGAGCCGGCTTCGCCGGTTTCTCCCTCATCCCCGACCAGCGCGCCGGGGTGCTCGATCGAATGCGGGTGAGCCCGCTGAGCAGGACGGCGTTGCTGCTCGGCAGGGTCCTGCGCGACACAACCCTCGTCGTCGTGCAGGCCGTGCTGATCACCGCGCTGGCAGCCCTGCTGTTCGGACTCACCGTCCCGCTCACCGCCATCCTGCTCGGACTCGGCGTGCTGGCGCTGCTGAGCATCACGCTGGCCAGCGCCTCGTACCTGCTCGCCCTCCGGCTGACCAACGAGTACGAGTTCGCCCCCGTGGTCCAGAGCCTGTCGATGCCCCTGCTCCTGCTGTCGGGCTTCCTGATCCCGATGGAAGCCGGCCCCGACTGGCTCCGACTGCTCTCGCGGCTCAACCCCATGACCTACGTGGTCGACGCCGAACGCAGCCTCTTCGTAGGCGAGGGAATGTCACCAACGACCCTCACCGGCATCGGCGCATCGGCAGCGCTGGCCACCCTGGCACTGCTACTGGGCACCCGCGCCTTCCGCACAGCGCACTAG
- a CDS encoding ATP-binding cassette domain-containing protein, protein MIHASGLSHRFRTKQGPVDAVRGVDIDIAESELVGFLGPNGAGKTTTMRMLTTLLPPTAGEATVAGRDLRTDPFGVRRRIGYVPQSGSAGMDRRVGDELRTQGRFHGQSRAEARRKCAELLDRFDLSDLDQRPVAALSGGQRRRLDIALGLIHDPRLLFLDEPSTGLDPHSRANLWEHVRALRAGHGTTVLISTHYLDEADALCDRLLVIDHGRIVATGTPEELKQRVSGDLVVFTCADPATAATAVRAMPEATDVRTEGGEVRLRTARGDTALTALLRRLDSAGITPLSLRVERPSLDDVFLELTGHSLREASVAA, encoded by the coding sequence ATGATCCACGCAAGCGGGCTGAGCCACCGCTTCCGGACGAAGCAGGGGCCTGTCGACGCCGTTCGCGGGGTGGACATCGACATCGCGGAGAGCGAACTCGTCGGTTTCCTCGGCCCCAACGGCGCGGGCAAGACCACCACCATGCGGATGCTGACGACCCTGCTGCCGCCGACGGCGGGCGAGGCGACCGTGGCGGGCCGCGACCTGCGCACCGACCCGTTCGGCGTCCGCCGCCGCATCGGCTACGTGCCGCAGAGCGGGTCGGCGGGCATGGACCGCAGGGTCGGCGACGAACTGCGCACGCAGGGCCGCTTCCACGGCCAGTCCAGAGCCGAGGCACGCCGGAAATGCGCCGAACTGCTCGACCGTTTCGACCTGTCCGACCTCGACCAGCGCCCGGTGGCGGCCCTCTCCGGCGGCCAGCGCCGGCGGCTCGACATCGCGCTCGGCCTCATCCACGACCCGCGCCTGCTGTTCCTCGACGAGCCGAGCACCGGCCTCGACCCGCACAGCCGCGCCAACCTGTGGGAGCACGTCCGCGCGCTGCGCGCCGGGCACGGCACGACCGTCCTGATCAGCACGCACTACCTGGACGAGGCAGACGCGCTGTGCGACCGGCTGCTGGTGATCGACCACGGCCGGATCGTCGCCACCGGCACCCCGGAGGAACTCAAGCAGCGGGTATCCGGCGACCTGGTGGTGTTCACCTGCGCCGACCCGGCCACGGCCGCCACCGCCGTGCGGGCCATGCCGGAGGCGACCGACGTCCGCACCGAAGGCGGCGAGGTCCGCCTCCGGACAGCGCGGGGCGACACCGCGCTCACCGCCCTGCTCCGCAGGCTCGACTCGGCGGGAATCACCCCGCTGTCCCTGCGCGTCGAGCGCCCCAGCCTCGACGACGTGTTCCTCGAACTGACCGGCCACAGCCTGCGGGAGGCATCCGTTGCGGCGTAA
- a CDS encoding PadR family transcriptional regulator yields MSATKLLVLGVLRMHGRAHGYQVRRELLSWSADRWANVRQGSIYNALRRLAKDGLLAQEEAEPGEAGPERTAYRLTEDGEAEFDLLLRRTLVDPDSGIAISAAIPFLPFVGRKELIDLLSHRRVKTESALATTRHLLEGNDEMGKPAHVRELFRLWAIGVEGDLRWIDELVGRLEAGEYRLAGEAD; encoded by the coding sequence ATGTCGGCGACGAAACTGCTGGTACTCGGCGTGCTGCGGATGCACGGCCGGGCGCACGGCTACCAGGTGCGCAGGGAGCTGCTGTCCTGGTCGGCCGACCGGTGGGCCAACGTCCGGCAGGGCTCGATCTACAACGCGCTGCGCAGGCTGGCCAAGGACGGGCTGCTCGCGCAGGAGGAGGCCGAACCCGGCGAGGCCGGCCCCGAACGCACCGCCTACCGGCTGACCGAAGACGGCGAGGCCGAGTTCGACCTGCTGCTGCGGCGCACCCTGGTGGACCCGGACTCCGGTATCGCGATCAGCGCCGCGATCCCCTTCCTGCCCTTCGTAGGGCGCAAGGAGCTGATCGACCTGCTCTCCCACCGCAGAGTGAAGACCGAGTCGGCGCTTGCCACGACCCGCCACCTGCTGGAGGGCAACGACGAGATGGGCAAGCCCGCCCACGTCAGGGAGCTCTTCCGGCTGTGGGCGATCGGCGTGGAGGGCGACCTGCGCTGGATCGACGAGCTGGTCGGGCGGCTGGAGGCGGGCGAGTACCGGCTCGCGGGCGAAGCCGACTAG
- the metG gene encoding methionine--tRNA ligase has translation MSASVLTAVAWPYANGPRHIGHVSGFGVPSDVFSRYQRMAGNRVLMVSGTDEHGTPISVQADKEGLSTRELADKYNRVITEDLQGLGLSYDLFTRTTTGNHYEVVQQIFLALHRNGYIIPKTTTGAISPSTGRTLPDRYIEGTCPICGYDGARGDQCDNCGNQLDPAELINPVSRINGEKPDFVETEHLFLDLSAFTESLGKWLSTRTGWRSNVLKFTQNLVEDMRPRAISRDLDWGVPIPLDGWRDQSMKRLYVWFDAVIGYFSASVEWARRTGDPDAWKQFWTDPSAQGYYFMGKDNITFHAQIWPALLMGHNGQGDKGGEVGPYGQLNLPDEIVSSEFLTMSGSKFSTSRGTVIYVRDFLREFGPDTLRYFISVAGPENQDTDFTWDEFVRRVNFELANEWGNLVNRSVSMAAKNNGAVPAPTSPRAADEELKTLSRNAFETVGGHLQRSRFKAAAQEAMRVVSAANKYLSDQEPWKLKEDPDRRDAVLHTALQVVSDANTLLTPFLPHSAQKVHELLGGTGVWSAQPELREVSDLDVPEREYPVLMGDYAAEQASWESTEIEVGRPLHKPTPLFAKLDAALGETGPEWAPIEKS, from the coding sequence ATGAGTGCCTCTGTGTTGACCGCTGTGGCCTGGCCCTACGCCAACGGTCCGCGGCACATCGGCCACGTCTCCGGCTTCGGTGTGCCCTCCGACGTCTTCTCGCGCTACCAGCGAATGGCGGGCAACCGGGTGCTCATGGTGTCCGGCACCGACGAGCACGGCACCCCGATCTCGGTCCAGGCCGACAAGGAGGGCCTGAGCACCCGCGAGCTCGCCGACAAGTACAACCGGGTGATCACCGAGGACCTCCAGGGGCTCGGGCTGTCCTACGACCTGTTCACCCGCACCACGACCGGCAACCACTACGAGGTCGTGCAGCAGATCTTCCTCGCGCTGCACCGCAACGGCTACATCATCCCGAAGACGACCACCGGCGCGATCAGCCCGAGCACCGGCCGCACGCTGCCGGACCGCTACATCGAGGGCACCTGCCCGATCTGCGGCTACGACGGCGCGCGCGGCGACCAGTGCGACAACTGCGGCAACCAGCTCGACCCGGCCGAGCTGATCAACCCGGTCTCCCGGATCAACGGCGAGAAGCCCGACTTCGTCGAGACCGAGCACCTGTTCCTCGACCTCTCGGCGTTCACCGAGTCGCTGGGCAAGTGGCTCTCCACCCGCACCGGCTGGCGGTCCAACGTCCTGAAGTTCACCCAGAACCTGGTCGAGGACATGCGGCCCCGGGCGATCAGCCGCGACCTGGACTGGGGCGTGCCGATCCCGCTGGACGGCTGGCGCGACCAGTCGATGAAGCGCCTATACGTCTGGTTCGACGCCGTCATCGGCTACTTCTCGGCCAGCGTGGAGTGGGCCCGCCGCACCGGCGACCCCGACGCCTGGAAGCAGTTCTGGACCGACCCCTCGGCCCAGGGCTACTACTTCATGGGCAAGGACAACATCACCTTCCACGCCCAGATCTGGCCCGCGCTGCTGATGGGCCACAACGGCCAGGGCGACAAGGGCGGCGAGGTCGGCCCCTACGGGCAGCTCAACCTGCCCGACGAGATCGTCTCCAGCGAGTTCCTCACCATGAGCGGCTCGAAGTTCTCCACCTCGCGCGGCACCGTGATCTACGTGCGCGACTTCCTGCGCGAGTTCGGCCCGGACACGCTGCGCTACTTCATCTCGGTGGCGGGCCCCGAGAACCAGGACACCGACTTCACCTGGGACGAGTTCGTCCGGCGCGTCAACTTCGAGCTGGCCAACGAGTGGGGCAACCTGGTCAACCGCTCGGTGTCGATGGCCGCGAAGAACAACGGCGCGGTACCGGCGCCGACCTCCCCGCGGGCCGCCGACGAGGAGCTGAAGACCCTGTCGCGCAACGCCTTCGAGACCGTCGGCGGCCACCTCCAGCGCTCCCGCTTCAAGGCGGCCGCGCAGGAGGCCATGCGGGTCGTCTCGGCGGCCAACAAGTACCTGTCCGACCAGGAGCCGTGGAAGCTCAAGGAAGACCCGGACCGCCGCGACGCGGTGCTGCACACCGCGCTGCAGGTGGTCTCCGACGCCAACACGCTGCTCACGCCGTTCCTGCCGCACTCCGCGCAGAAGGTGCACGAGCTGCTCGGCGGCACCGGCGTCTGGTCGGCTCAGCCGGAGCTGCGCGAGGTGTCCGACCTGGACGTCCCCGAGCGCGAGTACCCGGTGCTGATGGGCGACTACGCCGCCGAGCAGGCGAGCTGGGAGTCCACGGAGATCGAGGTCGGACGTCCGTTGCACAAGCCCACGCCGCTGTTCGCCAAGCTCGACGCGGCGCTGGGCGAGACGGGGCCGGAGTGGGCGCCGATCGAGAAGTCGTGA
- a CDS encoding TatD family hydrolase: MSKRDSRRELPPVPEALPASAVDAHTHLDACGASTAEDVRAIVDRAQAAGVGRVVTVADDIGSARWAAEASTWDDRVFAAVALHPTRTKDFDDADREALEELSRHPRVVAVGETGLDYYWDYSPPEPQQEAFRWHIDLAKRVGKPLMIHDREAHEDILRILEEEGAPSTVVFHCFSGDADFARRCVDAGYVLSFAGTATFRNARALHEAARLVPAGQMLVETDAPFLTPHPYRGRPNEPYCANYTLRALAELRGVSVEELVVATTETAERTFRLGEVAQNRSNQVGAGGTGSL; this comes from the coding sequence ATGAGCAAGCGGGACAGCAGGCGCGAGCTGCCGCCGGTGCCGGAGGCGCTGCCGGCGTCCGCGGTGGACGCGCACACCCACCTCGACGCCTGCGGCGCGTCGACGGCCGAGGACGTGCGGGCCATCGTGGACCGCGCGCAGGCCGCGGGCGTCGGCCGGGTCGTCACGGTCGCCGACGACATCGGTTCCGCCCGCTGGGCGGCAGAGGCGTCCACTTGGGACGACCGCGTGTTCGCCGCGGTGGCGCTGCACCCCACCCGCACCAAGGACTTCGACGACGCCGACCGCGAGGCGCTGGAGGAGCTCTCGCGGCACCCGCGTGTGGTCGCCGTCGGTGAGACCGGCCTGGACTACTACTGGGACTACTCGCCGCCGGAGCCGCAGCAGGAGGCCTTCCGCTGGCACATCGACCTCGCCAAGCGGGTCGGCAAGCCGCTGATGATCCACGACCGCGAGGCCCACGAGGACATCCTGCGCATCCTGGAAGAGGAAGGCGCCCCTTCCACGGTGGTCTTCCACTGCTTCTCCGGCGATGCCGACTTCGCGCGCCGGTGCGTCGACGCGGGCTACGTTCTGTCCTTCGCCGGCACCGCGACCTTCCGCAACGCCCGGGCGCTGCACGAGGCGGCCCGGCTGGTCCCGGCCGGGCAGATGCTCGTGGAGACCGACGCGCCGTTCCTCACCCCGCACCCGTACCGCGGCAGGCCCAACGAGCCGTATTGCGCGAATTACACCCTTCGGGCGCTCGCTGAACTCCGTGGGGTGAGCGTCGAGGAACTGGTTGTAGCGACCACCGAGACCGCCGAACGGACCTTCCGGCTCGGCGAAGTGGCGCAGAACCGGTCGAACCAGGTCGGAGCGGGCGGTACCGGCTCGTTGTGA